The following proteins are co-located in the Calliphora vicina chromosome 2, idCalVici1.1, whole genome shotgun sequence genome:
- the LOC135952450 gene encoding F-box and leucine-rich repeat protein 13-like, translating to MTNQKDLILKLNEDCMDHIFKMLPIGDRINLILSYQMFCHIFTLRLKIEYKSNLNTRFFNSLKTFQLKVLLFIIGAHIKNLIVEFPFEEKSYLKKQLYFKFLFKFCLNAENLSYNGWGVSDESIKSLRLLRNLKSLTIINNLDVTGKYIHNLYGLEKLTLNNCTRIDSQYFGKIFKNLKNLLFLDIRNCKQLSTQNFQQILENLLQLNTLKLSTTHENFNCLTQLAKLKHLEICRNNILSAPISQDFLDNLQTYQAQQLEELKLIDYDSFDSEKAALVAKLKKLKVLHCICNPCDDEILNELSHLSELEELDINNSYFITNQSVLQLLTQCQKLRRLYLRSCGILTSDLIQNILMLLHHQRQLQIERVHIQAYNTLPFKISEMELEDSSDVLKLSYKYTNPDYEHITEIIEIIK from the exons ATGA caaatcaaaaggatttaattttaaagctaaATGAAGACTGTATGgatcacatttttaaaatgctacCTATAGGCGATCGAATTAATTTGATTCTGTCATACCAAatgttttgtcatatttttaccTTGCGTTTAAAAATTGAGTACAAATCAAATTTAAACACGAGATTTTTCAATTCACTAAAAACATTTCAGCTTAAGGTTTTGCTATTTATTATAGGAGCTCATATCAAAAACTTAATAGTGGAATTTCCATTTGAGGAAAAgagctatttaaaaaaacaattatattttaagtttttgtttaaattttgcctAAATGCGGAGAATCTAAGCTATAATGGATGGGGCGTAAGCGATGAATCAATAAAATCGTTAAGGCTTTTAAGAAACTTAAAGTCTTTAACGATAATAAATAATCTCGATGTAACTG GTAAATATATCCACAATCTCTATGGACTTGAAAAACTAACCCTTAACAATTGCACAAGAATAGACTCCCagtattttggaaaaatttttaaaaatcttaaaaacttACTTTTCCTCGACATAAGAAATTGCAAACAAttatcaactcaaaattttcaacaaattctaGAAAATCTGCTACAATTAAACACTCTTAAACTATCCACAACCCATGAGAATTTCAATTGTCTTACACAATTAGCAAAACTAAAACACTTAGAAATAtgcagaaataatattttaagcgCTCCAATTTCGCAAGATTTTTTGGATAATTTACAAACATATCAAGCCCAGCAACTGGAAGAATTAAAACTAATAGATTATGATTCTTTTGATTCGGAAAAGGCAGCATTAGTGGCTAAATTGAAAAAGTTAAAAGTTTTACATTGCATCTGCAATCCCTGtgatgatgaaattttgaatgaaTTATCACATTTAAGCGAATTAGAAGAGCTTGATATAAATAACAGCTATTTTATCACCAATCAGTCAGTTTTACAACTTTTAACACAGTGTCAAAAATTAAGACGACTTTATTTGAGATCTTGTGGTATATTAACCTCAGATCTTATTCAGAATATTCTCATGTTGTTACACCATCAACGTCAGCTGCAGATAGAACGAGTTCACATACAGGCCTACAACACATTGCCCTTCAAAATTTCG GAAATGGAACTGGAAGATTCTTCAGATGTTCTCAAATTGTCGTACAAATATACAAATCCTGATTATGAACATATTACTGAAattatagaaataataaaataa